In Candidatus Omnitrophota bacterium, the DNA window CGTGTGCCCGAAGGTTCGGTAGGATTCGCCGGAGGGCTCAATATCCAAAGTACCGGGACTTATCAGCCGGGCACGGGATTGTCCAAAGAGGTCGGGGGAATCGGCGTCAAAATTGATCAGTAGGACGGAGAAAATGGCATCCAATACAGAGACCTTTGATTTGCTGCCGGGACGGGTACTGGCTCACAAATATCGCATTGTGGAAAAGGTGGGCGTAGGTTGGGAAGGCGAGGTCTATCGTGTCCTGGAACTTAAGACCGAGATCGAGCGCGCGGCAAAGCTTTTTTACCCGGAGCGCAATGTGAAGGGCAAGGCGGTGGTGCGCTATGCGCGCAAGCTCAACCGGCTTCGCAGCTGCGATATTTTGGTGCAGTACCTGCACTATGACGAGACCCTGATCCGGCGCCGGACCATTGCCTTGCTGGTGTCCGAGTACGTGGAGGGGCAACAACTCGGGCAATTTATCCGGCATTGCCCGGGACGGCGTATGGGGGTCTTCGAGGCTCTCAATGCGCTCCACTCTCTGGCTAAGGGTGTGCAGGCCATCCATGCGCATGGGGATTATCACGGAGATATTCATACGGACAATATCCTGGTCAAGCGCGCGGGCGTCGGGTTCCACCTCAAGCTGATCGATTTTTATGATTGGGGGCGGTCCACGCGCGCCAACCGGCAGGAAGACGTTCTCAACCTTTTGCAGGTGCTGTGTGAAATGCTGGGGGGTTGGAAACGCTATAACAGTTTTCCTCCGCAGGTCAAAAAAATCTGCAGGGGTCTGAAACGGAACTTGGTGAGCCAGCGCTATGATGGCGCCGGAGACCTGATCGAGGCCCTGGATGCCTTGGAATGGGATGTGGAATGAAAGACAAACCGGCTTATTTGATATTTGACACGGAGAGCATTCCGGACGGCCGTTTGCTTGCCACAGTCAAATACCCCAAGGATAAGCTTTCCTCCGAGGAGGCTATTGCGCGCGCCCAGCAAGAGGCTTTGGACGCAACCGAAGGCAAAAGCAATTTTTTGCCCGTTACCTTTCAAATTCCTGTGGCCATTGCCGTGGGCAAGGTGGATAAGAGTTTCCGGCTTACGGAGATTGTCAATCTCGATGCGCCCAAGTATGAGCCGCGCAAGATGGTAGCGGATTTTTGGGCTGGGGTTGAGACCTACGCCAGTGTATTGGTAACCTTTAATGGACGCCAATTTGATCTGCCCCTTTTGGAGCTGGCCGCCTTTCGCTACGGAATTCCCGCAGTCAATCATTTCACAAAGCGATACGGTACGCGGGACCGCTACGGCAAGATGCACTTGGATCTTATGGAATGGTTCAGCAACTATGGTGCGATTTGGCGTTTTACCGGAGGCCTGAATCTGGTCTCCAAACTCCTGGGAAAACCGGGCAAGATGGAGACCACCGGCCAAATGGTTTATGACATGTATAAGGCCGGGGAGCTCCAGGAGATCAATCAGTACTGCATGTTTGATGTGCTGGATACTTATTTTGTATTTTTGAGGACACGGGTTTTGGAAGGGGCGCTGGAGCTGGCGGAAGAACAGCGCATTGTGGCCCAGACCCGTGACTGGCTGGAGCAGCGCGCGCAGAGCGCTCCTCACTTGAAACTGTATTTGGAGAACTGGGGGGAGTGGTCTCCGTGGCCATGATCCATACGATGCCCGGGTTTATCGTGGACTTAATTAAAAGAGGTAAAGCATGATTATCGTGACAGGGGGAGCGGGTTTTATCGGTAGTGCCATGGTTTGGCAGCTCAATGAAATGGGCTACAAGGATCTGTTGGTGGTTGATAATCTTGGTTCTGCGCCGGGCAAAAAGAAAAATCTGGAGGGCCTTAAATATTCGGACTATCTCCACAAGGACGAGTTTCTTAAGAGGGTGGAGAAAGGAAAGGCTCTCAAGGGTGTGGAAGGGATTTTTCATATGGGGGCCTGCAGCTCGACTACCGAGCGCGACCTGGAGTATCTCAGACACAATAATTTCGAATACACCCGGGTGCTGGCTGAGAAGTGCCTGGCCGGGAATGTCCGGTTCATCTATGCTTCCAGCGCCGCGACCTACGGCAACGGAGAGCAGGGCTATGCGGACAGCGACGAGCTCATTCCAAAACTTAAACCCCTCAATCCCTACGGCCAGTCCAAGCAGGACTTTGATCTCTGGGCCTTGGAGAACAAAGTGCAGAACAAGATGGTCGGGCTCAAGTTTTTTAACGTGTTCGGCCCGAATGAATACCACAAGAACGATATGCGCAGCATGGTGCACAAGGGATGGGGGCAAGTGAAAAAGACCAAAAAGCTGGGACTGTTCAAGTCGTACAAGCCGGAGTACAAAGACGGCGGCCAGCTGCGCGATTTTGTTTACGTCAAGGACACCCTCAAGGTCATGCAGTTCTTTTGGGAGCATCCGGAGCTGGGCGGAATCTACAATGTGGGGACCGGGAAGGCCCAGTCCTGGAATGATTTGGCGGCTGCGCTTTTCGGCGCCTTGGAGATTCCGCTCAAAATCGAATACATTCCCATGCCCGAATCCATCCGCAACCAATACCAGTACTACACAGAGGCTGATTTGAGGAAGCTCCGAAGTGTGGGCTGTGATATAGAGTTCTTACCCCTCTCCGATGCGGTGGCCGATTACGTTAAGAATTACTTAGAAACCGAGAAGCCTTATCTCTAGGATTACTTTCCTCGACACCGAGACCGTCGACTACGGCGATATCTCGTTAACGTCACTCCGTACTCTCGGCGAATTTACCCACTATGGGAACACCACCCCCGCGGAGATTTCGGAACGTATCCGCGACGCCGAGCTGGTGATTACCAACAAGTGTGTTTTTGATCGGGCAGTTTTTGAATCCGCTCCGCAACTCAAGCTGCTGTTGATCGCGGCCACGGGCGTGAACAATGTGGACTTGGAGGCGGCGCGTGCCTCGGGCTGCCAGGTGCGTAATGTGGCCGGGTATTCCACGGATGCGGTTGTGGAGCGCACCTTTGGATTTCTCCTGGCGCTCGCGGGGCACGCGGCTCACTATGAGCTCGCGGCCAAGGACGGGCGTTGGTGCGCTTCGCCGCATTTTACTTTGCCGGGCCCGGCCATTATTGAACTCAAGGGCAAAGTTTTGGGAATTGCGGGCTACGGCACGATCGGGCAGCGTGTGGCAGAGATTGCCCGGGTTTTCGGGATGAAGGTTTGGGTTGCGGCGCTGCCGGGGCGGGACTATTCTCCGGAAAAGGGTTTGGATCGTAAGCCCTTGGACGCGGTTCTCCGGGGTTGCGATTTTCTCACATTGCATTGCCCCCTTTCAAAACAGACCCAAGCTTTGTTGGGAGAAAATGAAATCGCGCGGATGAAGCCCACGGCTTACCTGATCAACACAGCGCGCGGGGGGATTGTGGACGAGCTTGCTTTGCTTAAAGCCTTGGAGCAGGGGAGGATTGCAGGCGCTGCCGTGGATGTTCTTTCGCAGGAGCCGCCGTCTGAGGACCAACCTTTGTTGGGCGCGCCCAATCTTATCCTTACACCCCATGTGGCCTGGGCCAGCCGCGAGGCACGGCAAAGACTCGTCGACGAGATCGCGCTCAATATCGAAAGCTATTTTCGCGGGGAAGATCGAAACCGGGTGGCTTGAGTCTGACACCAAAGTCAAATGTTCGCCGGCTCCTCGAAAAGAACAGTCGACAAATACCTCTCTCCGGAGTCCGGCAGAATCACCACGATTGTCTTGCCTTTGTTGGAGGGTCTCCGCGCAAGCTGCAGAGCGGCTGTCACCGCCGCGCCGCAGGAGATTCCGCAGATAATGCCTTCCTTTTTGGCGAGCAGGCGCGCGTTTTCAATGGCCTCCTCATCCTGCACCTGAATCACTTCATCGACTAAGGAGAGGTCCAGATTTGCGGGCACAAAGCCTGCGCCGATTCCCTGGATTTTGTGAGGGGCCGGTTTGAGCTCTTCTTTGGCCAGAGTTTGGGAAATCACCGGGCTCTTGGCAGGCTCCACAGCGACGACATGGATTGCTTTCCCCTGGGTTTTCTTGATATAGCGGGCAATCCCGGTGAGTGTCCCGCCCGTGCCCACGCCGGTGACGAGAATATCCACTTCGCCTTCCGTATCCTCCCAGATCTCGGGACCGGTGGTTTTTTCATGGATTGCCGGGTTTGCGGGATTGTCGAACTGGGCGGGCATAAAGTACTTCTTCGGGTTTGAGGCCGCAATCTCTTCGGCCTTGGCGATAGCCCCGGGCATGCCTTTGGGGCCCTCGGTCAGAATGAGTTCCGCACCAAAGGCCTTGAGCATGTTCCGGCGCTCCATACTCATGGTTTCGGGCATAGTGAGAA includes these proteins:
- a CDS encoding protein kinase produces the protein MASNTETFDLLPGRVLAHKYRIVEKVGVGWEGEVYRVLELKTEIERAAKLFYPERNVKGKAVVRYARKLNRLRSCDILVQYLHYDETLIRRRTIALLVSEYVEGQQLGQFIRHCPGRRMGVFEALNALHSLAKGVQAIHAHGDYHGDIHTDNILVKRAGVGFHLKLIDFYDWGRSTRANRQEDVLNLLQVLCEMLGGWKRYNSFPPQVKKICRGLKRNLVSQRYDGAGDLIEALDALEWDVE
- a CDS encoding D-2-hydroxyacid dehydrogenase; the protein is MSRITFLDTETVDYGDISLTSLRTLGEFTHYGNTTPAEISERIRDAELVITNKCVFDRAVFESAPQLKLLLIAATGVNNVDLEAARASGCQVRNVAGYSTDAVVERTFGFLLALAGHAAHYELAAKDGRWCASPHFTLPGPAIIELKGKVLGIAGYGTIGQRVAEIARVFGMKVWVAALPGRDYSPEKGLDRKPLDAVLRGCDFLTLHCPLSKQTQALLGENEIARMKPTAYLINTARGGIVDELALLKALEQGRIAGAAVDVLSQEPPSEDQPLLGAPNLILTPHVAWASREARQRLVDEIALNIESYFRGEDRNRVA
- the rfaD gene encoding ADP-glyceromanno-heptose 6-epimerase; translated protein: MIIVTGGAGFIGSAMVWQLNEMGYKDLLVVDNLGSAPGKKKNLEGLKYSDYLHKDEFLKRVEKGKALKGVEGIFHMGACSSTTERDLEYLRHNNFEYTRVLAEKCLAGNVRFIYASSAATYGNGEQGYADSDELIPKLKPLNPYGQSKQDFDLWALENKVQNKMVGLKFFNVFGPNEYHKNDMRSMVHKGWGQVKKTKKLGLFKSYKPEYKDGGQLRDFVYVKDTLKVMQFFWEHPELGGIYNVGTGKAQSWNDLAAALFGALEIPLKIEYIPMPESIRNQYQYYTEADLRKLRSVGCDIEFLPLSDAVADYVKNYLETEKPYL
- a CDS encoding 3'-5' exonuclease yields the protein MKDKPAYLIFDTESIPDGRLLATVKYPKDKLSSEEAIARAQQEALDATEGKSNFLPVTFQIPVAIAVGKVDKSFRLTEIVNLDAPKYEPRKMVADFWAGVETYASVLVTFNGRQFDLPLLELAAFRYGIPAVNHFTKRYGTRDRYGKMHLDLMEWFSNYGAIWRFTGGLNLVSKLLGKPGKMETTGQMVYDMYKAGELQEINQYCMFDVLDTYFVFLRTRVLEGALELAEEQRIVAQTRDWLEQRAQSAPHLKLYLENWGEWSPWP
- the cysK gene encoding cysteine synthase A — protein: MGQIFDDNSLTIGKTPLVRLTRILEGAEATILAKIEGRNPAYSVKCRIGAAMIWDAEKKGKLKEGITVVEPTSGNTGIALAFVCAARGYPLVLTMPETMSMERRNMLKAFGAELILTEGPKGMPGAIAKAEEIAASNPKKYFMPAQFDNPANPAIHEKTTGPEIWEDTEGEVDILVTGVGTGGTLTGIARYIKKTQGKAIHVVAVEPAKSPVISQTLAKEELKPAPHKIQGIGAGFVPANLDLSLVDEVIQVQDEEAIENARLLAKKEGIICGISCGAAVTAALQLARRPSNKGKTIVVILPDSGERYLSTVLFEEPANI